The following are encoded in a window of Carya illinoinensis cultivar Pawnee chromosome 15, C.illinoinensisPawnee_v1, whole genome shotgun sequence genomic DNA:
- the LOC122296406 gene encoding protein-tyrosine-phosphatase PTP1-like isoform X2 yields the protein MASSSSASKSLSTPPPVSFDFSPDLPPILALTPDQFSRCSKALSFFRERLSMPQAIDQEFARLQANRITPSEMRRSATVALDSVNLSKNRYSDVIPFDRNRIVLNSSKDYRPAARGYINASLINTSSSENVSKFIATQGPLPHTYEDFWEMVIQYRCPVVVMLTRLVDNYKMVKCGDYFQAEDGPREFGNIYIATKWIRTSETSLVLRLLEVNNRESEEAPVSVLHILYPEWPDHGVPKDTFAVREILKRIYHVPPNIGPIAVHCSAGIGRTGTYCTIHNTIQRILDGDMSALDLVNTITMFRSQRIGMVQTQDQYLFCYKAIIDELEDLISEFNSRSSK from the exons atggcctcctcctcttctgcCTCCAAGTCCCTCTCCACCCCACCGCCAGTCTCCTTCGATTTCTCACCCGATTTGCCGCCGATACTTGCTCTCACCCCCGATCAGTTCAGCCGCTGCTCCAAAGCGCTCAGTTTCTTCCGAGAGAGGCTTTCTATGCCTCAGGCCATCGACCAGGAGTTCGCTCGCTTGCAG GCCAATAGGATAACCCCATCTGAGATGAGGAGAAGCGCCACTGTGGCGCTTGACAGTGTCAATTTGAGCAAGAACCGCTACTCGGATGTCATACCAT TTGACAGGAATAGGATTGTTCTTAACTCCAGTAAGGATTACAGACCGGCAGCAAGGGGATACATAAATGCGAGCTTGATTAAT ACGTCTTCCTCCGAAAATGTTTCTAAATTTATTGCCACACAAGGTCCACTACCGCACACCTATGAGGATTTCTGGGAGATGGTAATCCAATACCGTTGCCCTGTGGTTGTGATGCTGACTAGGTTGGTTGACAATTACAAG ATGGTAAAATGTGGGGATTACTTCCAGGCAGAGGATGGTCCCAGAGAAtttggtaatatatatatagccactAAATGGATAAGAACTTCTGAAACTTCATTAGTGTTACGCCTTCTGGAGGTAAACAATAGGGAG TCGGAGGAGGCACCTGTATCTGTTCTGCATATTCTGTACCCTGAATGGCCCGATCATGGAGTTCCAAAGGACACATTTGCTGTGCgtgaaattttgaaaaggatATATCATGTACCACCTAATATTGGTCCCATAGCGGTGCACTGCAG TGCAGGTATTGGGAGAACTGGAACATATTGCACCATCCATAACACAATCCAAAGAATCCTTGATGGAGATATGTCTGCTTTAGATCTTGTTAATACCATAACTATGTTCAGGTCTCAGAGAATTGGAATGGTCCAAACCCAG GATCAATATCTTTTCTGCTATAAGGCTATCATTGATGAATTAGAAGACTTAATCTCGGAGTTCAATTCTCGGAGCTCAAAATG A
- the LOC122296406 gene encoding protein-tyrosine-phosphatase PTP1-like isoform X1, which yields MASSSSASKSLSTPPPVSFDFSPDLPPILALTPDQFSRCSKALSFFRERLSMPQAIDQEFARLQANRITPSEMRRSATVALDSVNLSKNRYSDVIPFDRNRIVLNSSKDYRPAARGYINASLINTSSSENVSKFIATQGPLPHTYEDFWEMVIQYRCPVVVMLTRLVDNYKVLHCIDFKMVKCGDYFQAEDGPREFGNIYIATKWIRTSETSLVLRLLEVNNRESEEAPVSVLHILYPEWPDHGVPKDTFAVREILKRIYHVPPNIGPIAVHCSAGIGRTGTYCTIHNTIQRILDGDMSALDLVNTITMFRSQRIGMVQTQDQYLFCYKAIIDELEDLISEFNSRSSK from the exons atggcctcctcctcttctgcCTCCAAGTCCCTCTCCACCCCACCGCCAGTCTCCTTCGATTTCTCACCCGATTTGCCGCCGATACTTGCTCTCACCCCCGATCAGTTCAGCCGCTGCTCCAAAGCGCTCAGTTTCTTCCGAGAGAGGCTTTCTATGCCTCAGGCCATCGACCAGGAGTTCGCTCGCTTGCAG GCCAATAGGATAACCCCATCTGAGATGAGGAGAAGCGCCACTGTGGCGCTTGACAGTGTCAATTTGAGCAAGAACCGCTACTCGGATGTCATACCAT TTGACAGGAATAGGATTGTTCTTAACTCCAGTAAGGATTACAGACCGGCAGCAAGGGGATACATAAATGCGAGCTTGATTAAT ACGTCTTCCTCCGAAAATGTTTCTAAATTTATTGCCACACAAGGTCCACTACCGCACACCTATGAGGATTTCTGGGAGATGGTAATCCAATACCGTTGCCCTGTGGTTGTGATGCTGACTAGGTTGGTTGACAATTACAAGGTACTTCACTGTATCGATTTTAAG ATGGTAAAATGTGGGGATTACTTCCAGGCAGAGGATGGTCCCAGAGAAtttggtaatatatatatagccactAAATGGATAAGAACTTCTGAAACTTCATTAGTGTTACGCCTTCTGGAGGTAAACAATAGGGAG TCGGAGGAGGCACCTGTATCTGTTCTGCATATTCTGTACCCTGAATGGCCCGATCATGGAGTTCCAAAGGACACATTTGCTGTGCgtgaaattttgaaaaggatATATCATGTACCACCTAATATTGGTCCCATAGCGGTGCACTGCAG TGCAGGTATTGGGAGAACTGGAACATATTGCACCATCCATAACACAATCCAAAGAATCCTTGATGGAGATATGTCTGCTTTAGATCTTGTTAATACCATAACTATGTTCAGGTCTCAGAGAATTGGAATGGTCCAAACCCAG GATCAATATCTTTTCTGCTATAAGGCTATCATTGATGAATTAGAAGACTTAATCTCGGAGTTCAATTCTCGGAGCTCAAAATG A
- the LOC122296406 gene encoding protein-tyrosine-phosphatase PTP1-like isoform X3 produces MASSSSASKSLSTPPPVSFDFSPDLPPILALTPDQFSRCSKALSFFRERLSMPQAIDQEFARLQANRITPSEMRRSATVALDSVNLSKNRYSDVIPFDRNRIVLNSSKDYRPAARGYINASLINTSSSENVSKFIATQGPLPHTYEDFWEMVIQYRCPVVVMLTRLVDNYKMVKCGDYFQAEDGPREFGNIYIATKWIRTSETSLVLRLLEVNNRESEEAPVSVLHILYPEWPDHGVPKDTFAVREILKRIYHVPPNIGPIAVHCRYWENWNILHHP; encoded by the exons atggcctcctcctcttctgcCTCCAAGTCCCTCTCCACCCCACCGCCAGTCTCCTTCGATTTCTCACCCGATTTGCCGCCGATACTTGCTCTCACCCCCGATCAGTTCAGCCGCTGCTCCAAAGCGCTCAGTTTCTTCCGAGAGAGGCTTTCTATGCCTCAGGCCATCGACCAGGAGTTCGCTCGCTTGCAG GCCAATAGGATAACCCCATCTGAGATGAGGAGAAGCGCCACTGTGGCGCTTGACAGTGTCAATTTGAGCAAGAACCGCTACTCGGATGTCATACCAT TTGACAGGAATAGGATTGTTCTTAACTCCAGTAAGGATTACAGACCGGCAGCAAGGGGATACATAAATGCGAGCTTGATTAAT ACGTCTTCCTCCGAAAATGTTTCTAAATTTATTGCCACACAAGGTCCACTACCGCACACCTATGAGGATTTCTGGGAGATGGTAATCCAATACCGTTGCCCTGTGGTTGTGATGCTGACTAGGTTGGTTGACAATTACAAG ATGGTAAAATGTGGGGATTACTTCCAGGCAGAGGATGGTCCCAGAGAAtttggtaatatatatatagccactAAATGGATAAGAACTTCTGAAACTTCATTAGTGTTACGCCTTCTGGAGGTAAACAATAGGGAG TCGGAGGAGGCACCTGTATCTGTTCTGCATATTCTGTACCCTGAATGGCCCGATCATGGAGTTCCAAAGGACACATTTGCTGTGCgtgaaattttgaaaaggatATATCATGTACCACCTAATATTGGTCCCATAGCGGTGCACTGCAG GTATTGGGAGAACTGGAACATATTGCACCATCCATAA